Proteins from a single region of Takifugu rubripes chromosome 4, fTakRub1.2, whole genome shotgun sequence:
- the ubac2 gene encoding ubiquitin-associated domain-containing protein 2 isoform X3, protein MFTSTGSRGLCLLLLLNGLTVIFALLPQHQNVFTYNLQAVRQQHQVWRLLCGRLVCLDVKDAFCSSLLIYNFRVFERRFGTRKFASFLLGCWCLSALLDVLLVQVLHILFEYEVKELPPGLLAPVFSFFVPFYLLIPRMPVTQVLGQIHITNKSLVYVVGLQLLTSSPFMWLLALSGLISGALYHSNVLWLQKLLFVPMWMSHVGHCLLEPLFSCSKPSEEAPLGMGATLEIQRQQRMDLLDQQMLLAHYSEARRNPRNQPQPGFLHWTRLFPSLRHRGHNRPLAQPLPQGQTPASTQPPLLDNSVIAEEQVARLVEMGFSRIDALEALRASNNDINVATNFLLQH, encoded by the exons ATGTTTACCTCCACGGGCTCTCGTGGCCTGT GCCTTCTGTTGCTTCTGAACGGGCTGACGGTCATCTTCGCCCTCCTGCCACAGCACCAAAATGTGTTCACGTACAACCTGCAGGCTGTTCGGCAGCAACACCAG GTGTGGAGGCTCTTGTGTGGCAGGCTGGTGTGTCTGGATGTGAAGGATGCCTTCTGCAGTAGTCTGCTCATCTACAACTTCAGAGTCTTTGAGAGAAGATTTGGCACCAGGAAATTCGCT TCCTTCCTGTTGGGCTGCTGGTGTCTCTCTGCACTGCTGGATGTCCTGCTGGTCCAGGTTTTACACATCCTCTTTGAATATGAAGTAAAGGAACTTCCTCCAGGATT GCTGGCCCCAgtcttctctttctttgtgcCTTTCTACCTGTTAATTCCCAGAATGCCTGTAACACAGGTCTTGGGACAGATCCACATCACTAACAAGTCTCTGGTCTATGTAGTAGGCCTGCAG ctgctgacTTCCAGTCCTTTTATGTGGCTTCTTGCTTTGAGCGGACTG ATCTCTGGAGCTCTATACCACTCCAACGTTCTCTGGTTACAGAAGCTCCTCTTTGTACCCATGTGGATGTCTCATGTGGGACACTGTCTTCTGGAGCCGCTATTCTCAT GCTCCAAGCCCAGTGAGGAGGCACCCCTGGGGATGGGCGCCACTCTGGAAATCCAGAGGCAACAAAGGATGGACTTGCTCGACCAGCAGATGCTCTTGGCTCATTACAGCGAGGCAAGAAGGAACCCCAGAAATCAGCCACAG CCTGGCTTTTTACACTGGACCAGATTATTCCCCTCCCTGAGACACAGAGGACACAATCGCCCGCTGGCACAACCCCTCCCCCAGGGCCAGACACCTGCGTCCACACAGCCCCCACTGTTGGACAACTCTGTGATTGCAGAAGAGCAG GTTGCGAGGCTGGTGGAAATGGGCTTTTCCAGAATCGATGCCCTGGAGGCCCTCAGAGCTTCAAACAATGACATCAATGTGGCAACCAACTTTTTGTTACAACACTGA
- the ubac2 gene encoding ubiquitin-associated domain-containing protein 2 isoform X2: MSCLPPRALVACAPLSKGLLLLLNGLTVIFALLPQHQNVFTYNLQAVRQQHQVWRLLCGRLVCLDVKDAFCSSLLIYNFRVFERRFGTRKFASFLLGCWCLSALLDVLLVQVLHILFEYEVKELPPGLLAPVFSFFVPFYLLIPRMPVTQVLGQIHITNKSLVYVVGLQLLTSSPFMWLLALSGLISGALYHSNVLWLQKLLFVPMWMSHVGHCLLEPLFSCSKPSEEAPLGMGATLEIQRQQRMDLLDQQMLLAHYSEARRNPRNQPQPGFLHWTRLFPSLRHRGHNRPLAQPLPQGQTPASTQPPLLDNSVIAEEQVARLVEMGFSRIDALEALRASNNDINVATNFLLQH, from the exons ATGTCATGTTTACCTCCACGGGCTCTCGTGGCCTGT GCTCCTCTGTCCAAAGGCCTTCTGTTGCTTCTGAACGGGCTGACGGTCATCTTCGCCCTCCTGCCACAGCACCAAAATGTGTTCACGTACAACCTGCAGGCTGTTCGGCAGCAACACCAG GTGTGGAGGCTCTTGTGTGGCAGGCTGGTGTGTCTGGATGTGAAGGATGCCTTCTGCAGTAGTCTGCTCATCTACAACTTCAGAGTCTTTGAGAGAAGATTTGGCACCAGGAAATTCGCT TCCTTCCTGTTGGGCTGCTGGTGTCTCTCTGCACTGCTGGATGTCCTGCTGGTCCAGGTTTTACACATCCTCTTTGAATATGAAGTAAAGGAACTTCCTCCAGGATT GCTGGCCCCAgtcttctctttctttgtgcCTTTCTACCTGTTAATTCCCAGAATGCCTGTAACACAGGTCTTGGGACAGATCCACATCACTAACAAGTCTCTGGTCTATGTAGTAGGCCTGCAG ctgctgacTTCCAGTCCTTTTATGTGGCTTCTTGCTTTGAGCGGACTG ATCTCTGGAGCTCTATACCACTCCAACGTTCTCTGGTTACAGAAGCTCCTCTTTGTACCCATGTGGATGTCTCATGTGGGACACTGTCTTCTGGAGCCGCTATTCTCAT GCTCCAAGCCCAGTGAGGAGGCACCCCTGGGGATGGGCGCCACTCTGGAAATCCAGAGGCAACAAAGGATGGACTTGCTCGACCAGCAGATGCTCTTGGCTCATTACAGCGAGGCAAGAAGGAACCCCAGAAATCAGCCACAG CCTGGCTTTTTACACTGGACCAGATTATTCCCCTCCCTGAGACACAGAGGACACAATCGCCCGCTGGCACAACCCCTCCCCCAGGGCCAGACACCTGCGTCCACACAGCCCCCACTGTTGGACAACTCTGTGATTGCAGAAGAGCAG GTTGCGAGGCTGGTGGAAATGGGCTTTTCCAGAATCGATGCCCTGGAGGCCCTCAGAGCTTCAAACAATGACATCAATGTGGCAACCAACTTTTTGTTACAACACTGA
- the ubac2 gene encoding ubiquitin-associated domain-containing protein 2 isoform X1 — translation MFTSTGSRGLYKAPLSKGLLLLLNGLTVIFALLPQHQNVFTYNLQAVRQQHQVWRLLCGRLVCLDVKDAFCSSLLIYNFRVFERRFGTRKFASFLLGCWCLSALLDVLLVQVLHILFEYEVKELPPGLLAPVFSFFVPFYLLIPRMPVTQVLGQIHITNKSLVYVVGLQLLTSSPFMWLLALSGLISGALYHSNVLWLQKLLFVPMWMSHVGHCLLEPLFSCSKPSEEAPLGMGATLEIQRQQRMDLLDQQMLLAHYSEARRNPRNQPQPGFLHWTRLFPSLRHRGHNRPLAQPLPQGQTPASTQPPLLDNSVIAEEQVARLVEMGFSRIDALEALRASNNDINVATNFLLQH, via the exons ATGTTTACCTCCACGGGCTCTCGTGGCCTGT ACAAGGCTCCTCTGTCCAAAGGCCTTCTGTTGCTTCTGAACGGGCTGACGGTCATCTTCGCCCTCCTGCCACAGCACCAAAATGTGTTCACGTACAACCTGCAGGCTGTTCGGCAGCAACACCAG GTGTGGAGGCTCTTGTGTGGCAGGCTGGTGTGTCTGGATGTGAAGGATGCCTTCTGCAGTAGTCTGCTCATCTACAACTTCAGAGTCTTTGAGAGAAGATTTGGCACCAGGAAATTCGCT TCCTTCCTGTTGGGCTGCTGGTGTCTCTCTGCACTGCTGGATGTCCTGCTGGTCCAGGTTTTACACATCCTCTTTGAATATGAAGTAAAGGAACTTCCTCCAGGATT GCTGGCCCCAgtcttctctttctttgtgcCTTTCTACCTGTTAATTCCCAGAATGCCTGTAACACAGGTCTTGGGACAGATCCACATCACTAACAAGTCTCTGGTCTATGTAGTAGGCCTGCAG ctgctgacTTCCAGTCCTTTTATGTGGCTTCTTGCTTTGAGCGGACTG ATCTCTGGAGCTCTATACCACTCCAACGTTCTCTGGTTACAGAAGCTCCTCTTTGTACCCATGTGGATGTCTCATGTGGGACACTGTCTTCTGGAGCCGCTATTCTCAT GCTCCAAGCCCAGTGAGGAGGCACCCCTGGGGATGGGCGCCACTCTGGAAATCCAGAGGCAACAAAGGATGGACTTGCTCGACCAGCAGATGCTCTTGGCTCATTACAGCGAGGCAAGAAGGAACCCCAGAAATCAGCCACAG CCTGGCTTTTTACACTGGACCAGATTATTCCCCTCCCTGAGACACAGAGGACACAATCGCCCGCTGGCACAACCCCTCCCCCAGGGCCAGACACCTGCGTCCACACAGCCCCCACTGTTGGACAACTCTGTGATTGCAGAAGAGCAG GTTGCGAGGCTGGTGGAAATGGGCTTTTCCAGAATCGATGCCCTGGAGGCCCTCAGAGCTTCAAACAATGACATCAATGTGGCAACCAACTTTTTGTTACAACACTGA
- the ubac2 gene encoding ubiquitin-associated domain-containing protein 2 isoform X4, with translation MSCLPPRALVACVWRLLCGRLVCLDVKDAFCSSLLIYNFRVFERRFGTRKFASFLLGCWCLSALLDVLLVQVLHILFEYEVKELPPGLLAPVFSFFVPFYLLIPRMPVTQVLGQIHITNKSLVYVVGLQLLTSSPFMWLLALSGLISGALYHSNVLWLQKLLFVPMWMSHVGHCLLEPLFSCSKPSEEAPLGMGATLEIQRQQRMDLLDQQMLLAHYSEARRNPRNQPQPGFLHWTRLFPSLRHRGHNRPLAQPLPQGQTPASTQPPLLDNSVIAEEQVARLVEMGFSRIDALEALRASNNDINVATNFLLQH, from the exons ATGTCATGTTTACCTCCACGGGCTCTCGTGGCCTGT GTGTGGAGGCTCTTGTGTGGCAGGCTGGTGTGTCTGGATGTGAAGGATGCCTTCTGCAGTAGTCTGCTCATCTACAACTTCAGAGTCTTTGAGAGAAGATTTGGCACCAGGAAATTCGCT TCCTTCCTGTTGGGCTGCTGGTGTCTCTCTGCACTGCTGGATGTCCTGCTGGTCCAGGTTTTACACATCCTCTTTGAATATGAAGTAAAGGAACTTCCTCCAGGATT GCTGGCCCCAgtcttctctttctttgtgcCTTTCTACCTGTTAATTCCCAGAATGCCTGTAACACAGGTCTTGGGACAGATCCACATCACTAACAAGTCTCTGGTCTATGTAGTAGGCCTGCAG ctgctgacTTCCAGTCCTTTTATGTGGCTTCTTGCTTTGAGCGGACTG ATCTCTGGAGCTCTATACCACTCCAACGTTCTCTGGTTACAGAAGCTCCTCTTTGTACCCATGTGGATGTCTCATGTGGGACACTGTCTTCTGGAGCCGCTATTCTCAT GCTCCAAGCCCAGTGAGGAGGCACCCCTGGGGATGGGCGCCACTCTGGAAATCCAGAGGCAACAAAGGATGGACTTGCTCGACCAGCAGATGCTCTTGGCTCATTACAGCGAGGCAAGAAGGAACCCCAGAAATCAGCCACAG CCTGGCTTTTTACACTGGACCAGATTATTCCCCTCCCTGAGACACAGAGGACACAATCGCCCGCTGGCACAACCCCTCCCCCAGGGCCAGACACCTGCGTCCACACAGCCCCCACTGTTGGACAACTCTGTGATTGCAGAAGAGCAG GTTGCGAGGCTGGTGGAAATGGGCTTTTCCAGAATCGATGCCCTGGAGGCCCTCAGAGCTTCAAACAATGACATCAATGTGGCAACCAACTTTTTGTTACAACACTGA